From the genome of Nitrosopumilus sp., one region includes:
- a CDS encoding 6-bladed beta-propeller, which translates to MGIWRWSVLQSYWLVINLSNGNIYVADYNNHRIQVFDSDGNFVKKFGKQGSQDGQFNVPRGVAVDSNNNLYVADAGNVRIQKIFFDKAIVTFSEQFDEVMCNAGSMINDPISIPPETALVLSVQKLLPKANIFAESEQFEESLLFYYIASQLEPQNIHAWNGVGYSQTFLCDNSSAIDAYSNTLILDKNNVNALNGLGFFYSSNAQTQSRNNAPHDLVESTANLAIVSYEKTLEIDDSNVNALNGIGTVHIILEQYDLAIENFVLSLAIDSDRVSTLNGMAFAHLKSENMILAESFYVNTLDVDDANFDALKGLLSIYLKQNKLDKADETIAKMTQFQEQVVQSLIAEAQWLLDNGSTDNAKRFLEKALQLDPRNVIVADLLRNL; encoded by the coding sequence ATTGGAATCTGGCGATGGTCAGTTCTTCAATCCTACTGGTTGGTAATTAACCTCAGTAACGGCAACATCTATGTCGCAGATTATAATAATCACAGAATCCAGGTCTTTGACTCAGACGGCAATTTTGTCAAAAAGTTTGGAAAACAAGGTTCTCAGGACGGTCAGTTCAATGTTCCTCGGGGGGTGGCAGTGGACAGCAACAACAACCTATATGTCGCAGATGCGGGTAATGTGAGGATCCAAAAAATATTCTTTGATAAGGCAATAGTTACATTCTCAGAACAATTCGATGAGGTGATGTGTAATGCGGGTTCCATGATAAATGATCCAATATCAATTCCACCGGAGACTGCATTGGTACTATCAGTACAAAAATTATTGCCAAAGGCAAACATCTTTGCAGAATCAGAACAGTTTGAGGAGTCACTGCTGTTTTATTATATTGCATCTCAGTTAGAACCACAAAACATACATGCATGGAACGGCGTCGGATACTCTCAGACGTTTCTTTGTGACAACAGCTCTGCAATCGACGCATATTCCAATACGTTGATCCTGGATAAAAATAACGTAAACGCGCTAAACGGACTGGGATTCTTTTATTCAAGTAATGCACAGACGCAGTCCCGCAACAATGCGCCGCATGACCTTGTAGAGTCAACTGCCAACCTTGCGATTGTAAGCTATGAGAAGACACTTGAGATTGATGATTCCAACGTAAACGCGCTAAACGGAATCGGGACAGTCCACATCATACTGGAGCAGTATGACCTGGCAATAGAGAATTTCGTACTTTCGCTTGCCATTGACTCAGACAGAGTCTCAACGCTTAACGGCATGGCCTTTGCGCATCTAAAGTCAGAAAATATGATATTGGCAGAATCGTTTTACGTCAATACGCTAGATGTTGACGACGCCAACTTTGACGCACTTAAAGGACTTTTATCGATATACCTAAAGCAAAACAAGTTGGACAAGGCCGATGAGACGATAGCCAAGATGACACAGTTCCAGGAGCAAGTGGTGCAGTCACTGATTGCAGAGGCGCAGTGGCTGTTGGATAACGGTTCGACAGATAATGCAAAGAGGTTTCTTGAGAAGGCGTTGCAGTTGGATCCTCGAAACGTAATTGTAGCAGATCTGCTGAGAAATCTCTAG
- a CDS encoding methylmalonyl-CoA epimerase, with product MEIKRVGNVMIAVKDMKKSLQFYHELIGLPIKEQREDWIDLGTGENSLISLHPASKTELHKGSSLENGITVGFLVGDVQSAVDELKSKGVQIYRNIIEKDSGKNVIVLDPDEYFVSLFEPVSKDKNTQTGGYHGFTPQ from the coding sequence GTGGAAATTAAACGGGTAGGAAACGTAATGATTGCAGTGAAGGACATGAAAAAATCCTTACAATTTTATCATGAGTTGATAGGCCTCCCAATTAAAGAGCAAAGAGAAGACTGGATTGATTTGGGCACAGGTGAAAATTCCCTTATCAGCCTGCATCCTGCTTCAAAAACTGAACTGCACAAGGGCAGCTCACTTGAAAACGGAATTACGGTCGGATTTCTAGTAGGCGACGTCCAATCCGCAGTTGATGAGCTAAAGTCAAAGGGAGTTCAAATTTACAGGAACATAATCGAGAAGGATTCAGGGAAAAATGTCATTGTGCTGGATCCCGACGAGTATTTTGTTTCACTTTTTGAACCCGTTTCAAAGGACAAGAACACTCAGACTGGCGGATACCACGGATTTACACCCCAGTAG
- a CDS encoding DEAD/DEAH box helicase: protein MSVPKLFFDKGTIRIEDSNLIRIPGTKYDERTKSLRSYGLNYSEIVDYLKKSDLDFVDNVTNFIPSPRFQIRGLSLRDYQQQAMQNWEKSSMRGCVVLPTGAGKTAIGINAIQKINTSALVVVPTIDLMEQWANNISKYLSVDHPQGEQNIGIGKLGGGEDDLQAITVATYDSAYLRASSIGNKFKLIIFDEVHHLPAPGYRLIAEQFVAPYRLGLTATIEREDELHELIPYLTGGVVFRLGSKDLSDQKHLAEYTVDRIQANLTPEEQHEYEVNQKKFLTNIQKLGFKVPSMYNLKRLIMMSNKNKTAREAMLARNKASEIALNSESKVHELQKILRQNPNSKIIIFTQNNKMVYSLSNRFLIPHITYKTLKDERRDVLDGFKSGRYGAVVTSKVLDEGVDVPDADLGIIMSGTGSGRELIQRLGRILRPKQDGRKARLVELVSKHTRETGTSAKRISALKKNSLIGTDSAGYGD, encoded by the coding sequence TTGTCCGTACCTAAACTCTTCTTTGACAAGGGCACTATTCGCATTGAAGACAGTAATCTGATACGAATTCCAGGTACAAAGTATGATGAGCGGACAAAATCCCTTCGATCATACGGTTTGAACTATTCTGAAATTGTAGATTATCTGAAAAAAAGTGATCTTGATTTCGTTGACAATGTGACTAATTTTATCCCTTCGCCTCGATTTCAAATACGTGGTTTATCTCTGCGAGATTATCAGCAGCAAGCCATGCAAAACTGGGAAAAATCATCCATGAGGGGATGCGTCGTTTTACCTACCGGTGCTGGAAAAACCGCCATAGGAATTAACGCCATTCAAAAAATAAATACGTCCGCATTGGTGGTGGTTCCGACAATTGACTTGATGGAGCAATGGGCAAACAATATTTCCAAATATCTTTCTGTTGATCACCCTCAAGGCGAGCAAAACATTGGAATTGGAAAATTGGGCGGCGGTGAGGATGATCTTCAGGCGATCACTGTGGCAACTTATGATTCTGCATATCTTCGAGCATCTTCCATAGGGAATAAGTTCAAACTAATTATTTTTGACGAGGTACATCATCTTCCTGCCCCCGGATATCGTTTGATAGCGGAACAATTTGTTGCGCCATACAGGTTGGGTCTGACTGCAACAATAGAGAGGGAGGATGAGTTACACGAATTAATTCCTTACCTTACCGGTGGAGTTGTATTTCGTCTTGGTTCCAAAGATCTTTCAGATCAAAAACATCTTGCAGAATACACCGTTGACAGAATCCAAGCCAATCTGACTCCTGAAGAACAGCACGAATACGAGGTCAATCAAAAAAAATTCTTGACAAATATTCAAAAATTGGGATTCAAAGTCCCCTCTATGTACAATCTAAAACGATTGATCATGATGTCAAACAAGAACAAGACTGCACGAGAGGCAATGCTTGCAAGAAACAAGGCAAGTGAGATTGCGCTAAACAGCGAATCCAAAGTACATGAATTGCAAAAAATTCTACGGCAGAATCCAAATTCAAAGATAATAATTTTTACACAAAACAACAAGATGGTCTATAGTCTTTCAAACCGATTCCTGATCCCTCATATTACATACAAGACGCTCAAAGATGAGAGGCGGGATGTTTTAGACGGGTTCAAATCTGGCCGATACGGTGCAGTTGTAACCTCCAAAGTGCTGGATGAGGGCGTGGACGTTCCAGACGCAGACTTGGGCATAATTATGAGCGGTACGGGAAGTGGTAGAGAGCTTATACAGAGACTTGGCAGGATTCTAAGACCAAAACAGGATGGCCGCAAGGCGAGATTGGTTGAATTGGTATCCAAACATACGCGAGAAACCGGTACAAGTGCAAAGAGAATATCTGCATTGAAAAAAAATTCTTTGATTGGCACCGATTCAGCAGGATATGGGGATTGA
- a CDS encoding DUF790 family protein, with product MLSSDLLRIRISRGKVMPLFCTSDFGNGTDYELVNKMIVFFTNAQKNKQHKGDLLQKINLLESEYDYKLVRGLLALLERRSIFTRSGSSSTIVAPWSIRQKLFEESSKQGLALSDLQRQSIMQKISNQLHISPDTVETVMWGDKDENLLLTQFDTISPKDLILWYNLSLLQTLLFKCTILEFYVKGGLYWKQVLRDVKRYGLMYNLEYCSEDDSGDDSIKCTLEGPLSLFKMTDRYGTSMAKLLPSIVGTPTWKISGSIAKNTDNGKKIYSFELSNKSTEGFIRSRIESTSNNGGDVLDDVYVYDSTIEAAFAKKFYQHFDPADEFGWKMSREPDPLIADGKAMIPDFLFERFGRKVYFEIVGFWTKEYLERKAAKLKVLFDGHDKGENDKSVDLLVAVNSELACSQIETISKDKIFTFKKEVSIKPILQHLRKIDDDITDEKVADTQIVLDENNLDLISIKQIAQKHAVPEDVTLKILSANYPDRYIVTGSYMISKEKTAIVSDSLAGISKFVEACNVMTSNKIPDSCHADLLSKLEYDVVWNDLDPNNATISKKQ from the coding sequence ATGCTTTCTTCTGATCTTCTGCGTATTCGGATTAGTAGGGGAAAGGTCATGCCTTTGTTTTGCACGTCTGATTTTGGCAATGGTACGGACTATGAACTTGTCAACAAGATGATTGTATTTTTTACAAATGCTCAAAAAAACAAGCAGCACAAGGGAGACTTGCTACAAAAAATAAATCTGCTTGAATCTGAATATGATTACAAGTTGGTGCGGGGATTGCTTGCACTGTTAGAGCGCCGTTCAATTTTTACACGGTCAGGATCGTCATCTACCATTGTAGCTCCTTGGTCTATACGACAAAAGCTGTTTGAAGAATCTTCAAAACAGGGATTGGCTCTTTCTGATCTGCAAAGGCAATCCATAATGCAAAAGATTTCAAACCAGTTGCACATTTCACCTGATACTGTTGAAACTGTAATGTGGGGTGACAAAGATGAAAATCTTTTACTGACGCAGTTTGACACAATCAGTCCCAAAGACCTTATCTTGTGGTACAATCTGTCGTTGCTTCAAACTCTTCTTTTCAAATGCACTATATTGGAATTTTATGTGAAAGGTGGGCTGTATTGGAAACAGGTTTTACGCGACGTCAAAAGATATGGGCTGATGTATAATTTGGAATATTGCTCAGAAGATGACAGCGGTGATGATTCGATAAAATGTACTTTGGAGGGCCCCCTCAGCCTCTTTAAAATGACTGACCGATACGGCACATCCATGGCCAAACTACTGCCGTCAATTGTAGGCACGCCAACTTGGAAAATCAGCGGTTCAATTGCAAAAAACACCGATAATGGCAAAAAAATCTATTCTTTTGAATTGTCAAACAAGAGTACTGAGGGATTCATTCGATCAAGAATAGAATCTACGTCTAACAATGGCGGCGATGTCTTGGATGACGTATATGTTTACGACAGTACCATTGAAGCGGCGTTTGCCAAGAAATTTTATCAGCATTTTGATCCGGCTGACGAGTTTGGATGGAAGATGTCAAGGGAGCCGGATCCTTTGATTGCCGACGGAAAAGCAATGATTCCAGACTTTTTGTTTGAAAGGTTTGGACGAAAAGTATATTTTGAAATTGTGGGATTTTGGACAAAAGAATACCTGGAGAGAAAAGCTGCCAAGCTCAAAGTGCTGTTTGACGGTCATGATAAAGGTGAAAACGACAAAAGTGTGGACTTGCTGGTTGCAGTAAATTCTGAATTGGCATGCTCGCAGATAGAAACAATCTCTAAAGATAAAATTTTCACGTTTAAAAAAGAGGTCTCTATAAAACCCATTTTGCAACATTTGAGAAAAATTGATGATGACATAACTGATGAAAAAGTGGCAGATACTCAAATCGTCCTGGATGAAAATAACTTGGATCTAATTTCTATAAAACAAATTGCTCAAAAACACGCAGTTCCTGAGGACGTGACGTTGAAAATCCTTAGCGCCAATTATCCGGACCGATACATTGTAACGGGGTCATACATGATCTCAAAAGAAAAAACTGCCATCGTGAGTGACTCCCTTGCTGGAATCTCTAAATTTGTCGAGGCTTGTAACGTGATGACATCCAACAAAATTCCTGATTCGTGCCATGCTGATTTGTTGTCTAAATTGGAATATGATGTGGTCTGGAATGATTTAGATCCTAACAATGCAACAATATCAAAAAAACAATGA
- a CDS encoding Lrp/AsnC family transcriptional regulator: protein MQAYILINCSTGKESKIISELKEITETSEINGIWGKYDILLKIVTADPNGVEQIVKRLRNHPDITDTYTMNVLYGQGGTIDQDI from the coding sequence ATGCAAGCATACATTCTCATCAATTGCAGCACAGGCAAGGAATCCAAGATCATTTCAGAGCTAAAAGAAATCACCGAAACATCAGAAATCAACGGGATTTGGGGGAAATATGACATTCTTCTGAAAATCGTGACTGCAGATCCCAACGGCGTAGAACAAATCGTAAAGAGATTGCGAAATCATCCGGACATCACAGACACATACACGATGAATGTGCTTTACGGTCAAGGCGGAACCATAGATCAGGATATATGA